The proteins below come from a single Pieris brassicae chromosome 1, ilPieBrab1.1, whole genome shotgun sequence genomic window:
- the LOC123714216 gene encoding LOW QUALITY PROTEIN: UPF0415 protein C7orf25 homolog (The sequence of the model RefSeq protein was modified relative to this genomic sequence to represent the inferred CDS: inserted 2 bases in 1 codon) produces the protein MSLTAKELICMLEEKIQYARDLIDRLQIIKIVEGVPKLQRKIQQEMDFLMRLKKSKKCKVEQLSCSNLRHLGAMVNCALRPGVVSVCKIFHINADSKLVIDIISDNGKIWTKVIARNPKSLSALSEGNASYGAXDQSGDYVECAQLYPCMFKPPKVIFEFVSGIEKNLAHRLKSHGIVVSGEILPNSTNYFDECSDSSSAEDTGGTSTNENAGIFSNDIDIGINTLNLDVTAMMAYVSNMTNGYCKYLFEQDVLTQQAAWDDERPVKPILDKLFEGKRLVCCRTAWDNFEKIVQTLGGPMEKKRSMDLKELLTIYNDDYGGPDDYPRQNLKVRGNVRLRSKTVFNFGHRIKALTVSANVGFIRAATQQGVNYAAFIHESRALTEGKEGSATKIL, from the exons ATGAGCTTAACTGCAAAAGAACTAATCTGTATGCTGGAGGAAAAAATACAGTATGCACGGGACTTGATAGACAGATtacagataattaaaattgtagaaGGAGTACCTAAATTACAGAGAAAAATTCAACAAGAAATGGACTTTTTAATGAGA ttaaaaaaatcaaaaaaatgtaAAGTAGAACAGTTGTCATGCTCAAATCTGAGGCATCTGGGTGCAATGGTTAACTGTGCTCTTAGACCAGGAGTAGTATcagtttgtaaaatatttcacattAATGCTGACAGCAAACTtgttatagatataataagtGACAATGGAAAAATTTGGACTAAAG TCATAGCTCGAAATCCAAAATCATTATCAGCACTTAGTGAAGGAAATGCATCATATGGAGC AGATCAATCAGGGGATTATGTTGAATGTGCACAATTATATCCCTGTATGTTTAAACCCCCAAAG GTCATTTTCGAGTTTGTAAGTGGTATTGAAAAGAATCTGGCTCATAGGCTGAAATCTCATGGGATTGTTGTAAGTGGGGAAATTTTGCCAAACTctactaattattttgatgaatGTTCAGATTCATCATCAGCTGAAGACACTGGTGGAACTAG tacaaatgaaaatgcaggAATCTTCTCAAATGATATAGACATTGGTATTAATACTCTTAATTTAGATGTCACTGCTATGATGGCATATGTTAGTAACATGACAAATGGATACTGCAAATACTTGTTTGAACAAGATGTGTTAACACAACAAGCAGCCTGGGATGATGAAAGGCCTGTAAAACCAATTTTAGATAAATTGTTTGAAG gtaaaAGGTTAGTTTGCTGTAGAACGGCTTGggataattttgaaaaaatagtACAAACTTTAGGAGGACCTATGGAGAAGAAAAGAAGTATGGACTTAAAAGAATTGTTGACTATATACAATGATGACTATGGAG GACCTGATGACTATCCCAGACAAAATTTGAAAGTAAGGGGCAATGTTCGACTAAGGTCAAAAACAGTATTCAACTTTGGCCATAGGATTAAAGCCCTCACTGTTTCTGCTAATGTGGGATTTATAAGAGCAGCAACGCAACag GGTGTTAACTATGCTGCCTTTATTCACGAATCAAGAGCTCTTACTGAGGGAAAAGAAGGCAGTGCCACAAAAATTTTATGA
- the LOC123713249 gene encoding proliferation-associated protein 2G4, whose translation MADDKEVEKTIAEDLVVTKYKLAGQIVNRVLEQVIAKCVPDASVREICEFGDKLLLDETSKVFKKEKDSKKGIAFSTCVSVNNCICHFSPIPSETDYVLKLGDLAKIDLGAHIDGFIAVVAHTVAVGGGEVSGRAADVLLAAHHASEAALRLLRPGNENYAITDVAQKISAEYGCKPIEGMLSHQLKQFRIDGEKSIIQNPTEAQRKEHEKATFETYEVYAMDVLISTGEGVGRELDTRCTIYKKTDEIYQLKLKASRMFYSEVRNKHGSMPFNLRSFDKETSARLGVVECVNHKLIEPFQVLYERPGELVAQFKFTVLLLPSGTHRITGLPFDKAQCNTERTIKDPELNALLNSSAKSNKKKKKKAGAEEPMEVETAA comes from the exons ATGGCTGACGATAAAGAAGTGGAGAAAACTATTGCTGAAGACTTGGTTGTCACCAAGTACAAATTAGCCGGGCAAATTGTGAACC GTGTCCTGGAACAAGTAATTGCTAAATGTGTTCCCGACGCCAGTGTCAGAGAAATATGTGAATTTGGTGATAAACTTTTGTTAGATGAAACTTCTAAAGTATTTAAGAAGGAAAAGGATTCTAAAAAGGGTATTGCGTTCTCAACGTGTGTCTCCGTAAACAACTGTATTTGCCACTTCTCGCCTATCCCAAGTGAAACTGATTATGTCTTAAAGCTTGGAGATCTTGCTAAGAT TGACCTTGGAGCTCATATAGATGGATTCATTGCGGTGGTGGCACACACTGTTGCAGTTGGTGGTGGAGAAGTATCAGGTCGTGCTGCTGATGTCTTGCTTGCAGCTCATCATGCTAGTGAAGCCGCCTTGAGGTTGTTACGGCCTGGTAATGAG AATTATGCTATAACTGATGTTGCGCAGAAAATAAGTGCAGAGTATGGTTGTAAGCCTATAGAAGGAATGCTTTCTCACCAGCTGAAGCAGTTCAGGATTGATGGTGAGAAGAGCATTATTCAGAACCCAACTGAAGCACAGAGAAAGGAACATGAAAAGGCTACATTTGAGACATATGAGGTTTATGCAATGGATGTTCTTATTTCTACTGGAGAGGGTGTG GGACGTGAATTGGATACTAGATGTACAATATACAAGAAAACTGATGAGAtctatcaattaaaattaaaagcatcaAGAATGTTTTATAGTGAG GTTCGCAACAAACACGGATCAATGCCATTTAATTTACGAAGTTTTGACAAGGAAACAAGTGCAAGACTGGGAGTTGTTGAATGTGTCAACCACAAGCTTATAGAACCTTTCCAG GTCCTTTATGAGCGTCCTGGTGAGTTGGTGGCACAATTCAAGTTTACGGTGTTACTGTTGCCAAGTGGCACTCATCGTATTACTGGCCTGCCTTTTGACAAAGCTCAGTGCAACACTGAGCGTACAATCAAGGATCCAGAACTCAAT GCCCTCCTCAACTCATCCgcaaaatcaaacaaaaagaagaaaaagaaagcTGGAGCTGAAGAGCCGATGGAAGTAGAGACAGCTGCCTAG